Proteins encoded within one genomic window of Halomonas sp. YLGW01:
- a CDS encoding YaiI/YqxD family protein, translating to MPSLWVDADACPRVAREIIVRAAERTQTPTWFVANHQVPLPASPWVKPLSVASGFDAADDEIVRRLTPGDLLITADLPLAQEAIDKGAAVMTNRGETLDRSNIRARVQMRDFMETMRSSGEHTGGPKGYSDVDRREFANALDRWLAKNA from the coding sequence ATGCCTAGCCTGTGGGTCGATGCCGATGCCTGCCCGCGTGTCGCACGCGAGATCATCGTGCGTGCCGCCGAACGCACCCAGACGCCGACCTGGTTCGTCGCCAACCACCAAGTACCGCTGCCGGCCTCGCCCTGGGTCAAGCCGCTTTCGGTGGCGAGTGGCTTCGATGCCGCCGATGACGAGATCGTGCGCCGCCTGACACCCGGCGACCTGCTGATCACCGCCGACCTGCCGCTGGCCCAGGAGGCCATCGACAAGGGTGCTGCAGTGATGACCAACCGGGGCGAGACCCTGGATCGCAGCAATATCCGCGCTCGGGTACAGATGAGGGATTTCATGGAGACGATGCGCTCCAGCGGCGAGCATACCGGCGGCCCCAAGGGCTACTCCGATGTCGATCGCCGAGAGTTCGCCAATGCCCTGGACCGCTGGCTGGCCAAGAACGCCTGA
- a CDS encoding glutathione S-transferase family protein, translating into MGLLIDGKWHDQWYDTKKHGGEFVRESAKLRDWVTAGGGEGPDGQPGRPAEAGRYHLYVSLACPWAHRALILRRLKGLDDLIGSSHVSPLMLDQGWSYHQDEGSSGDPINGAHYHRELYTLTDPHYTGRVTVPALWDKQAGNIVSNESADLLRMFNDAFDGITGNRLDFYPADLRETIDTINADVYDHINNGVYKTGFATDQAVYEKHVTALFESLDRMEARLGEHRYLAGEWLTEADIRLFTTLIRFDAVYHGHFKCNIRRIEDYPNLSHYLRELYQWPGIRETVNMDHIKRHYYYSHDTINPTRIVPKGPALDLERPHDRERLPGQGVRRKPA; encoded by the coding sequence TGACCGCCGGTGGCGGCGAAGGCCCGGATGGCCAGCCGGGGCGCCCCGCCGAGGCCGGCCGCTACCATCTCTATGTCTCGCTGGCCTGCCCCTGGGCACATCGTGCCCTGATTCTGCGTCGCCTGAAGGGGCTCGATGACCTGATCGGCAGCTCCCACGTCAGCCCGCTGATGCTCGATCAGGGCTGGAGCTATCACCAGGACGAGGGCTCGAGTGGCGATCCGATCAATGGGGCGCACTACCATCGGGAGCTCTATACCCTGACCGACCCGCACTACACGGGCCGCGTCACAGTCCCGGCTCTCTGGGACAAGCAGGCCGGCAACATCGTCAGCAATGAATCCGCCGATTTGCTGCGCATGTTCAACGATGCCTTCGACGGCATCACCGGCAATCGCCTGGACTTCTACCCTGCCGATCTGCGCGAGACCATCGACACGATCAACGCCGATGTCTACGACCACATCAACAACGGCGTCTACAAGACAGGCTTCGCCACCGATCAGGCCGTCTACGAGAAGCATGTCACCGCGCTGTTCGAGTCTCTCGACCGTATGGAGGCGCGGCTCGGTGAGCATCGCTACCTGGCCGGCGAGTGGCTGACCGAGGCCGATATTCGCCTGTTCACCACCCTCATCCGCTTCGATGCCGTCTATCACGGCCACTTCAAGTGCAATATCCGGCGCATCGAGGACTACCCGAACCTCTCGCACTATCTCCGCGAGCTTTATCAGTGGCCGGGCATCAGGGAGACGGTGAACATGGATCACATCAAGCGCCACTACTATTACAGCCACGACACCATCAACCCGACCCGTATCGTGCCCAAGGGCCCCGCCCTCGATCTCGAGCGCCCCCACGACCGTGAGCGCCTGCCGGGTCAGGGCGTTCGCCGTAAGCCGGCATAG